CCGCCCGCCGCCTGGGGCTTTCCACCGACTCCAGCTACCGCTTCGAGCGCGGCGTCGACCCCAACCTGCCCCCGCGGGCCGCGGCGCGCTTCTTGCACCTGTTGCAGCGCTGGACCGGCTGCGCCGTGGGCGACGTGGTGGTCGACGTCGGCGGCGACAAGCCGCGGCGCGGGGTGCCCTTCCGCCCCAGCTACGCCAACCGGCTGCTCGGCACCGCGTTCGATACGGAAAGCCAGCTGGCGGCGCTCGCGCGCCTGGGCTGCGAGGTCGCGGGCGGGGAGGAGCCCTATACGGTGCGGCCGCCCACCTGGCGGGTGGACCTGAACATCGAGGAGGACCTGGTGGAGGAGGTGGGCCGCATCCTCGGCTACGAGCACGTGCCCACCGAGCCGCTGGCGCTGATCCCCGCCCCCGACAACCTGAACGCCGAGGAGCCCTACCGGCGCGAGGAGGCCTTGCGGCGGGCGATGCGCGGCCTGGGCGGCTGGGAGGTCATCAACTACACCTGGCAGAGCCCCGCCTACCTGAGCCTCACCCGCGCCCCCGAGCCGCGCCGCTTCCTCAAGAACCCGATGGACCAAAGCAAGAACGCCCTGCGCACCGCGCTCTACCCGGGCTTGCTCGAGAACCTGGCGGCGAACCGCGAGGAGCGCCACCGCTTCTTCTTCGAGCTGGGCCACGTCTTCCTCGACGTCGAGGAGACCCGATTGGCGGCGGTGCTGGGCGGGCCGCTCGTCGAGGCCACCTGGCAGCCCGCCTACGGCGAAGGCTACCCGGCCGTCAAGGGGCTGCTCGAGGCGCTGGCCGCCCGCGCCGGGGCGCGGGTCGAGGTGCGGCCGCAGCCGCACCAGCCGCTGCACCCGGGGGTGAGCGGCACCGTTTTCTGGAACGACGAGCCGCGCGGCTTCATCGGCCGGCTCCACCCCGAGGTGGAGGAGGCGCTGGAGCTGGGCCCGGTTTACCTCTTCGAGCTGGTGCTCCCGCTCCCCGAGGCGGCGCGCGAGTTCCGCGACCTGCCCAAGTTCCCGCCCGCGCGGCGCGACCTGGCGGTGGTGGTGCCCGAGGACGTGCCCCACGTCGAGGTCCTCGACCTCGTCCGCCGCTTTGGCGGCCCCTACCTGGAGGCGGCCGAGCTCTTCGACGTCTACCGCGGCCGGCCGCTCGCCGAAGGGCAGAAGAGCCTGGCCTACCACCTGACCTTCCGCCACCCCGAGCGCACGCTCACCGACGCCGAGGTGGACGAGGAGATGGGCCGCATCGTCACGGCGGTCCTCGAAGCGGGGTACAAGATCCGCGAATAGCGCGACGGTTCCGGCCGCTGCGGCGGGGGCGGGCCCGGTGGCCCGCCCCCGCCTTCACCCGGAACCGCGCAAGCCCCGCTTCCACCGGTCATCGCCCACGCTATGCGCGCTGCGAGGTTCCGGACCTGTCCCGGGCTTGACCCGGGATCACGGGAACCTTGCGGTTCCCTGTCCGGAACGACGGGGAGTACTACTGCGCCTCACCTCTCCTTCCACGTCACCCCGGACAAGCCCGCGCAGCGGGCGAGATCCGGGGTCTGCACCGGACGTGCTTCGGAGCCTCGCGGGGCAGGCGACCTGCTCGTCCGGAACGACGGGGTGTGTTTTGCGTCCTCTACATTCCTCGTCACCCCGGACGAGCAGAGCGAGATCCGGGGTCTCGACGGTGCTGTTTACAAAACGTGCTCGGCTGCCCCGTGCGCGTATCGAAGTTCCAGGCCTGTCCCGGACTTGATCCGGGGCTTTTCCTGAACTCGATTCAGGGCCTGTCCCGAACTTGATTCGGGATCTCGGAGGCGCCGCGAACCGCACGAATACCGAGTCGTAGGAGCGTGGGGGGTTGAAACCGCCCTACCACCGACGCCGGCATCCGGTCGGGGTCGCCGCAGCTTCGCGCCCGCCCTTCGCCACGACGTTACCGGCGAACCCATGGGTCCGCCCTGCCGCAGCGCACCGGCACCCGCCCCCTTCCCACCCCCTTCATCCCCTCCCCTGTTACCCTTGAAGACGTGAAACGAAGCACCCCGACCGTGCGCGTGGGCTCCGTAGCCCTGGGGGGCGGCGAGCCCGTGCGCGTGCAGTCGATGACCAACACCGACACCGCCGACGCCGCGGCCACCGCGCGCCAGGTGGCCGAGCTGGCGCGCGCGGGCAGCGAGATCGTGCGCATCACCGTCAACGACGAGGCCGCGGCCCGGGCCGTGCCCGAGATCCGCATGCGCCTCGAGGACGAGGGGCTGGACGTGCCGCTGGTGGGCGACTTCCACTTCAACGGCCACCTGCTGCTCGCGCGCTTCCCGGAGATGGCCCGCACCCTCGACAAGTACCGCATCAACCCCGGCACCGTGGGCGCAAGAGCGGGGGCCGCCGGCAACTTCCGCACGATGGTGGAGGCGGCCCTCGAACACGGCAAGCCGGTGCGCATCGGCGGCAACTGGGGCAGCCTCGACCAGGCGCTGCTGGCCGAGATCATGGACGCCAACGCCCGCCGCCCCGAGCCGAAGACGGCCCACGAGGTGCTGCTGGAGACCCTGGTCGTCTCGGTGCTGCGCTCGGCCGAGCTGGCCGAGGAGATCGGGCTCGCGCGCGACCGCATCGTGCTCAGCGCCAAGGTCTCGGCCCCGGCCGACCTCTGGCTGGTCTACCGCGAGCTTGCGAAGAGCCCCTACGCCCTGCACCTGGGCCTCACCGAGGCGGGCATGGGCGACCGCGGGGTGGTCTTCAGCGCCGCGGCGGTGGCGCCGCTCTTGGCCGAGGGCATCGGCGACACCCTGCGGGTTTCGCTCACCCCGGTGCCGGGCGAGCCGCGCACGCGCGAGGTGGAGGTGGCCAAGGAGATCCTGCAGGCGGTGGGAGCGCGCCGCTTCGCCCCCTCGGTGAGCGCCTGTCCCGGATGCGGGCGCACTACCAG
This genomic stretch from Oceanithermus profundus DSM 14977 harbors:
- the pheT gene encoding phenylalanine--tRNA ligase subunit beta — translated: MNVPYSWLREFLPDLPGPEAVREVLDALGLAVEEVHRLPPPPEGVVFGRVLKAEEVPGTELKKLEVDVGREVVTLVSGAPNARAGIGLAVARPGAVLPDGTEITAREIRGVASEGMALSPAELGVGEYAGGLLELPADALEPGRELAEVWPAEVVFELELTPNRADAFSVLGVARDLAAKLELELVEPSTEIEESPVARFVTVEVADPEGCDRYLARYAGGLEIGPSPLEAQRKLLAVGLRPINNVVDATNYTMWELGSPLHAFDLEEVKEGIVVRRAKAGEKIVTLDGEERRLTPEDLVIARKTGSGTEPVAVAGVMGAANSEVTEKTREVVLEAAHFDPVRVRLTARRLGLSTDSSYRFERGVDPNLPPRAAARFLHLLQRWTGCAVGDVVVDVGGDKPRRGVPFRPSYANRLLGTAFDTESQLAALARLGCEVAGGEEPYTVRPPTWRVDLNIEEDLVEEVGRILGYEHVPTEPLALIPAPDNLNAEEPYRREEALRRAMRGLGGWEVINYTWQSPAYLSLTRAPEPRRFLKNPMDQSKNALRTALYPGLLENLAANREERHRFFFELGHVFLDVEETRLAAVLGGPLVEATWQPAYGEGYPAVKGLLEALAARAGARVEVRPQPHQPLHPGVSGTVFWNDEPRGFIGRLHPEVEEALELGPVYLFELVLPLPEAAREFRDLPKFPPARRDLAVVVPEDVPHVEVLDLVRRFGGPYLEAAELFDVYRGRPLAEGQKSLAYHLTFRHPERTLTDAEVDEEMGRIVTAVLEAGYKIRE
- the ispG gene encoding flavodoxin-dependent (E)-4-hydroxy-3-methylbut-2-enyl-diphosphate synthase, whose amino-acid sequence is MKRSTPTVRVGSVALGGGEPVRVQSMTNTDTADAAATARQVAELARAGSEIVRITVNDEAAARAVPEIRMRLEDEGLDVPLVGDFHFNGHLLLARFPEMARTLDKYRINPGTVGARAGAAGNFRTMVEAALEHGKPVRIGGNWGSLDQALLAEIMDANARRPEPKTAHEVLLETLVVSVLRSAELAEEIGLARDRIVLSAKVSAPADLWLVYRELAKSPYALHLGLTEAGMGDRGVVFSAAAVAPLLAEGIGDTLRVSLTPVPGEPRTREVEVAKEILQAVGARRFAPSVSACPGCGRTTSTFFQELAQEVSRYLALKMDAWRARYPGVEELKVAVMGCVVNGPGESKHADVGISLPGSGEAPRAPVYVDGELYTTLSGEGIPEQFVQILEEYVERRFGAGAGG